One stretch of Mangifera indica cultivar Alphonso chromosome 9, CATAS_Mindica_2.1, whole genome shotgun sequence DNA includes these proteins:
- the LOC123225758 gene encoding uncharacterized protein LOC123225758 yields MEINPNHIVMEQSRIPQPYQYNSMQPGNGEFQVHPASQAYMLDPTGSINANMVPPDPYMSEVKPVRNFSIQTGEEFALEFMRDRVNPRKPLIPNIAGDPNYATGYMELKGILGISHTGSESGSDVSMLTIVERGQKEFERRNSSLHDERSNYGSVRSIPPSGYDNNRSLSRGHASSEAFDSSSIKIKILCSFGGKILPRPSDGKLRYVGGETRLICLRKDISWQRLKQRTLEVYSQVHVIKYQLPGEDLDALVSVSCDEDLKNMMEECDELGDREGSQKLRIFLFSMSDLVDAQFSLGSSDGDSEIQYVVAINGMELGSQKSLNLHGLRSTSANDLNELEGHNIEGRMSRAVTDTVGVSTSTLTGSIFPSLSIHSSKTVLPSSSNSYGTHPQFYQMIHERETEEYPLHHGHDPSRNIPVEKIPTAMPLHGFINENGGVSERQQHSVSQAQNPRMWAGQGKLICDGSIQLEDDKVMKHFPVEEAAVPIVVPEGSLPSKHEGRHQEPERVFPPVDAVNAVQVPKCSDDNLCSMASSTHGTAHGISESDQIDMSHLEPPAPPQRIYYSEMIPRQQAELLDRLSKSEDSLISHSRSDIVQQDPISESNEKLRNDPQTIEDGLAQLQQYKEFADALSQMNSELSEEMLGHHELKQAIPNLMENKGAQREDSFRKLLLIDEKEEAGSELPAVSQAASIMHCEGFASNPVDFNGGDKIGQESSANTIQRYSQHFSRPESSAKDVSQGISSVGVSAPERVDIRVDVYDRFPHDFLSDIYSKAKLSGGPSGITPQLKVGAGISVNMENHEPKCWSYFRNLAQGEFGLKNDSLMDQDHLSFLPVLRDAEEGDHVLYQFTPLTTEGVPMGHVDSQPNFGEDNQKGLPRTIGVDPTVSESMQFDAMMENLRAPESEYEEANAGNQNIGLPPLDSSLGDFDISTLQLIKNEDLEELKELGSGTFGTVYHGKWRGTDVAIKRIKKSCFTGGSSEQERLTVEFWREADILSKLHHPNVMAFYGVVQDGPGGTLATVTEYMVDGSLRHVLVRKDRFLDRRKRLIIAMDAAFGMEYLHSKNIVHFDLKCDNLLVNLKDPSRPICKVGDFGLSKIKRNTLVSGGVRGTLPWMAPELLSGSSSKVSGKVDVFSFGIVLWEILTGEEPYANMHYGAIIGRIVNNTLRPTIPSNCDPEWQELMEQCWAPNPAARPSFTEIASCLRVMYDAANQAKHHHKVSK; encoded by the exons ATGGAGATAAATCCAAACCACATAGTTATGGAACAATCAAGAATACCTCAACCGTATCAATACAATTCCATGCAACCAGGGAATGGGGAATTCCAGGTCCATCCTGCATCTCAGGCATATATGCTGGACCCTACAGGCAGCATAAATGCTAATATGGTACCTCCTGACCCATATATGTCAGAAGTTAAGCCTGTACGTAACTTCTCCATACAGACTGGTGAGGAATTTGCTCTTGAATTTATGCGTGACCGGGTGAATCCCCGGAAGCCTTTGATTCCAAATATTGCAGGTGATCCCAATTATGCTACTGGCTATATGGAACTGAAAGGCATTTTAGGTATTAGTCATACAGGATCTGAAAGTGGATCAGATGTTTCAATGCTCACAATAGTAGAGAGAGGCCAGAAAGAGTTTGAGAGAAGAAATTCTTCTTTACATGATGAAAGAAGCAACTATGGGTCAGTTCGGTCTATACCACCTTCAGGTTATGACAATAATCGGAGCCTATCACGTGGACATGCATCATCAGAAGCTTTTGATAGCTCatcgataaaaataaaaattctctgCAGCTTTGGTGGCAAAATTCTACCCCGGCCAAGTGATGGAAAGCTTAGGTATGTTGGAGGTGAAACACGCCTTATATGTTTAAGGAAGGATATTTCTTGGCAGAGGCTTAAGCAGAGAACATTAGAAGTTTATAGCCAAgttcatgtgattaagtatcaACTCCCTGGGGAGGATCTTGATGCATTGGTTTCTGTGTCCTGTGATGAGGATCTGAAGAATATGATGGAGGAGTGTGATGAGCTCGGAGATAGAGAAGGATCACAGAAGCTTAGGATTTTTCTGTTCTCCATGAGTGATTTGGTTGATGCTCAGTTTAGTCTTGGTAGCAGTGATGGTGACTCTGAGATTCAGTATGTGGTTGCTATTAATGGCATGGAGTTGGGGTCTCAAAAAAGCTTGAACCTGCATGGTTTGAGGAGCACATCAGCAAATGATTTGAATGAGTTAGAAGGGCATAACATTGAAGGGAGGATGAGTAGAGCTGTAACTGACACAGTTGGAGTTAGCACTTCAACATTGACTGGCAGCATTTTCCCATCATTGAGTATTCATTCATCTAAAACAGTTCTACCTAGTTCCTCCAATTCCTATGGAACCCATCCACAGTTTTATCAGATGATTCATGAAAGAGAAACTGAAGAGTATCCGCTGCACCATGGCCATGATCCTTCTAGAAACATTCCTGTTGAGAAAATACCAACTGCAATGCCTCTTCATGGGTTTATAAATGAGAATGGAGGTGTGAGTGAAAGGCAACAGCATAGTGTTTCACAAGCACAAAATCCACGTATGTGGGCAGGTCAGGGTAAACTAATATGTGATGGTTCAATTCAGCTGGAAGATGATAAAGTGATGAAGCATTTTCCAGTTGAAGAAGCAGCTGTTCCAATCGTTGTGCCTGAAGGATCGCTACCTTCAAAGCATGAGGGAAGACACCAAGAACCTGAAAGGGTGTTTCCACCTGTTGATGCTGTAAATGCAGTACAGGTTCCAAAGTGTAGTGATGATAACTTATGTTCCATGGCCAGCAGCACACATGGTACTGCTCATGGTATTTCAGAGTCTGATCAAATTGATATGAGCCATCTTGAGCCACCTGCACCTCCTCAAAGGATCTATTACTCAGAGATGATACCGCGGCAGCAGGCAGAATTGCTTGATCGGTTGTCAAAGTCTGAAGATTCCCTCATTTCTCATTCACGTTCTGATATTGTCCAGCAGGATCCAATATCAGAATCTAATGAAAAGTTGCGTAATGATCCTCAAACCATTGAAGATGGACTTGCCCAACTTCAGCAGTACAAAGAGTTCGCTGATGCATTATCTCAGATGAATTCAGAGCTTTCTGAAGAAATGTTAGGTCATCACGAGTTGAAGCAGGCAATTCCAAACCTGATGGAAAACAAAGGTGCTCAAAGAGAGGATAGTTTTCGTAAGCTACTATTGatagatgaaaaagaagaagctgGATCAGAACTTCCTGCAGTGAGCCAAGCAGCTTCGATTATGCACTGTGAAGGGTTTGCATCTAATCCAGTTGATTTTAATGGTGGTGACAAAATTGGCCAGGAATCCTCTGCTAATACCATTCAACGGTATTCACAGCATTTTTCTAGGCCGGAGAGCTCAGCTAAAGATGTTTCCCAGGGAATTTCCTCTGTTGGTGTTTCAGCACCAGAGCGGGTAGATATTCGTGTTGATGTTTATGATAGGTTCCCTCATGATTTCCTTTCAGACATATACTCCAAAGCCAAACTTTCTGGGGGTCCCTCTGGTATTACTCCGCAGCTCAAAGTTGGAGCTGGCATTAGTGTGAACATGGAAAATCACGAGCCAAAGTGCTGGTCATATTTTCGGAATTTGGCTCAAGGAGAATTTGGTCTAAAAAATGATTCTCTCATGGACCAAGATCATCTCAGTTTCTTGCCTGTGCTTAGGGATGCTGAAGAAGGAGATCATGTATTGTATCAGTTCACACCTTTAACAACAGAAGGAGTTCCAATGGGCCATGTGGATTCCCAACCCAATTTTGGTGAAGATAACCAGAAAGGTTTACCTAGAACAATTGGAGTGGATCCTACTGTTAGTGAAAGCATGCAGTTTGATGCAATGATGGAGAACCTAAGAGCACCAGAGTCAGAGTATGAG GAAGCAAATGCAGGAAACCAGAATATTGGTCTACCTCCACTTGACTCTTCTTTGGGAGACTTTGATATTAGTACCCTGCAG ttaataaaaaatgaagatctTGAAGAGCTGAAAGAACTGGGTTCTGGTACTTTTGGGACTGTGTATCATGGAAAATGGAGGGGAACAGATGTTGCCATTAAGAGAATTAAAAAGAGCTGCTTCACAGGAGGATCATCAGAGCAAGAGAGATTG ACGGTGGAGTTCTGGCGTGAAGCTGACATTCTTTCAAAGCTTCACCATCCAAATGTGATGGCATTTTATGGtgtagtgcaagatggaccAGGAGGGACATTAGCTACCGTAACAGAATACATGGTTGATGGTTCTCTTAGGCATGTTTTGGTTCGCAAGGATAG GTTTCTTGACCGTCGCAAGAGATTGATAATTGCTATGGATGCAGCATTTGGAATGGAATATCTGCACTCAAAGAACATTGtacattttgatttgaaatgtgACAATTTGCTTGTGAACTTGAAAGATCCTTCACGGCCAATTTGCAAG GTTGGTGATTTTGGACTATCAAAAATCAAGCGGAATACCTTGGTTTCTGGTGGTGTACGTGGAACCCTACCATGGATGGCCCCTGAGCTGCTAAGTGGCAGCAGCAGCAAGGTCTCAGGAAAG GTTGATGTGTTCTCCTTTGGTATTGTCTTATGGGAGATTCTCACTGGGGAGGAGCCATATGCCAATATGCACTATGGCGCAATTATAG GAAGAATTGTAAATAACACATTGAGGCCAACCATTCCAAGCAATTGTGATCCTGAATGGCAAGAATTGATGGAGCAATGTTGGGCTCCAAACCCTGCAGCCAGGCCATCTTTCACAGAAATCGCCAGTTGCTTACGTGTGATGTATGATGCAGCTAACCAGGCCAAACACCATCACAAGGTGTCCAAGTAA